DNA from Candidatus Angelobacter sp.:
CGAACTGCCGAACAAAGTCGAGCGCGACTGATCTGTCCTCGCCAATCGGCGGGGCCAGGGCGGGCAACAAAGGGACCGGCGGAAGTTCGAAAGGAGGCATTCGGCGGATTGACGGCGGCAGCTTCACCGCGAAACTCCTCGATAGACGTTTCCCGAAAGTGCATTCTCCCTCGCGGGCCATGAGCGGGCTGACCCGGACCGCCCGTCAGTCATATTTGCCGCGCCTGAAGTTGCAACCGTTTCATACATGCTCCGGACGCCGCGCCCGCGCCGATCAACCCCATAAAAAGTCGAACGTCTTCATTGACGTTTTCGGCCGCTACCCCGGCCCGTCTGTTTATTCGGGGCCTTTTTTGTCCGGGAGCAATTTTTGACTTCGGCCCCGGCGTGGACGCGCATTAAGCTCACGGCCAGATGCGTTTCCTGCCGATTGTAGATCGTGAACTCCGCGTGGCGGCGCGACGGCGAAGCACGCACGCGCTCCGGCTGCTCGCGGCGTTGGGCGCATTCATCATCCTCCTGTGGCTTTGCCTGTTCCCGGTCAGTGGCCAGCCCCCGACTGAATTGGGCAGATCCCTCTTTGCCGCGCTGAACACGGCGGCGCTGACGTATTGCATGCTGATCGGGCCGTTCATCACCGCTGATTGCGTCAGTTCCGAAAAGCGCGATGGCATGCTTGGTCTGTTGTTTCTCACCGACCTGAACAGTTTCGATGTCGTGCTCGGCAAATGGGTGGCCACGTCGCTCGCTGGATTTTACGGACTGCTGGCCGTGCTGCCTTCACTGGCGATCCCGCTGCTGCTCGGCGGCGTCACGCCCGGTGAATACGGGCGCATTGCCCTGGCAGTGGTCAACGCGATCCTGTTTTCGCTCACCGCGGGGATGTTCGTGTCCGCGTTGAGCCGCGACCAAACCAAAGCCATTCTCGGCTCGCTGATTCTGGTTCTGACGTTGAGCGGTCTGCTGCCGGGGTTGGTGGTTCTTGTCATCGACATGCTCCTGGGACGAAGCGCGATCGGAACGTCGTCGCTGATAACGCTGGCCAGCCCGGTTTATACCGCCCAGTTCGCCATGGATGCTGTTTTCAGGTCGAACTCAAGACCCTTCTGGCTGTCGCTTGGCATTGTTCACGGCTTGTGCTGGTTCTTCATGGCCGGCACGACATTGATCGTTGCCCGGGTCTGGAGGCAAGACCCGGTCGAATCGGGAAGATCAGGCCTCTGGCTGTTACGCCTCGGCCGCTCAAAGCGCTGGCAGCGGAAACTGGCGCGGCGGTTGAAAAAAAATCCCATCTTCGCTCTCGCCAGCCGGCAACGCTGGCCGCACTGGGTTTTCTGGGCGCTGGTGGGGATCGTCGCCATCAACATCTACTGGCTCACCGACGGAGTCCGGCGCAACGGCGCCACTTTGCCGTTCTTCCAGCAGTTCAACACGGCCATGTATTTCATCAACCGCGTCTGGCTCGCGGCGATGGCCTGCCGGTTTTTCGTCGAAAGCAGGCGCAACGGCGCGCTGGAACTGATCCTGACCACGCCGATTACGGTCCGGACCATTTTGCGCGGACGCCGTCGCGCGTTGCTACGTTTCTTTTTCTGGCCGGTGCTGGCGATTGCCATGTTGCATTGTTTATTCCTTTATGAGTCGTGGAAGCCGATCGCCCACCAACCCGGCGGTGCGGCGGCGTTCCGCATCTACGGGTTCATGGCCGGTGGAAGCCTGGTTAATTTTTTGACGGACGTGTTCGCATTGAGCGCAGTCGGCGGCTGGCTCGCGTTATCGTCGAAGAAGACTCACTTCGCCGTGTTGACAACGTTTCTATGCGTAACGCTCATGCCGTGGCTGTTACTGCATCCGACCGGCTTGCTGCAAATGCTCCAGGGGAAGTTTCCAGCGCGGTATTATCTGGTCTGGCCGGCGGTGTGGGTGTCGAAGAACCTCCTGTTCATGACGTGGGCAACTTACAAGATCCGAACGCACTTCCGCGCGGCTGCGGCGCAAACGTACAGATTGAAGTCAACAAGCGTCGTCGGCGTTTTTCTCACGGGATCGAACAAACCCCGGAGCCCGGAGGAACCCGCGGGGGCAGTCCTTACTCCGCCACCACCTTGATCGCCCTGGTTTGCTGGGCGCGCTTGCGCTGGTTCTCGTCGAGAATCTTTTTACGGAGGCGCAGGTTCCTGGGCGTGGCCTCGACGTACTCGTCGGAACCGATGTATTCGAGGGCTCGTTCGAGGGAGAGCTTCATCGGCGCGGCGAGTTGGATGCCCTTGCCATCGCCCTGCGAGCGCATGTTGGTCAGCTTTTTGGCCTTGCACGGATTGACGGGGATGTCGGTCTCGCGCGCGTTCTCACCCACGATCATGCCCGCGTAAATGGCGTCGCCAGGTTCCACCATCAGGCGGCCGCGTTCCTGGATCATATTCAGGGCGTAGGCCATGGCCTCGCCGTTTTCCATGCTGACGAGCGAGCCGTTCTTGCGCGCCGCGATATCGCCGCGATCCGGACCGTATTCGTGGAAAAGATGGCTCATTACACCGAGGCCGCGCGTCATGTTCACCAGATCGGTCTCGAAGCCGATCAACCCTCTCATCGGGATGAGCGCCTCGATGCTCACCTGCTCGCCGTGGTGGTTCATGGTGGTGATTTCCGCCTTGCGGCCCGAAAGGTTCTCCATGACCGGCCCCATCGTGTCCTTCGGGATTTCGACGAACAGCCGTTCAATCGGTTCGAGCAGTTCGCCGCCGGCGTCCTTTTTGTAGAGGACTTCGGGCCGGCTGACCAACACCTCGTAACCCTCGCGGCGCATTTGCTCGACCAGGATCGCAATCTGCATTTCACCGCGGCCGCTCACCGCAAAAATCTTCGGGTCGTCAGTGTCTTCGACCCGTAATGCGACGTTGGTGCGGAGTTCTTTTGTCAGCCGCTCCCGGATGTGGCGGGCGGTGACAAGCTTGCCGTCCTTACCGGCCAGCGGACCGTCATTGACGGCGAACTCCATCTGGATTGTCGGCGGGTCAATCCGCTTGGACGGCAGCGCCGGTCGTTCCGGATTGTCCACAATCGTCTCGCCGATAAAAACGTCCTCGAAACCGGTCACGCCGACGATGTCGCCGGCATGCGCTTCCTGGACTTCGATGCGCTTGAGTCCCTCGAAATGGTAAAGCATCGTGACTTTTCCGGCGGTTCGGGCGCCGTTGTTGTGCAGGCACACGGCCGCGTCCCCGACCTTGATTCTGCCGGAGTAGATTTTTCCGAACGCGATCCGGCCGAGATAATCGCTGTAGTCGAGGTTCGCGACGAGCAGTTGAAAACCTTCGCTGGCGTGGGCGCGCGGCGGCGGGATGTGCTTGATCACCGAGTCGAACAGCGGTTCCATCGTACCGCTGGCGTGTTCGAGCTGCTCTTTTGCGTAACCGGCCTTCGCACTGGCGTAGATGACCGGGAAATCCATTTGCTCGTCGGTGGCGTTGAGTGAAA
Protein-coding regions in this window:
- a CDS encoding ABC transporter permease subunit; its protein translation is MRFLPIVDRELRVAARRRSTHALRLLAALGAFIILLWLCLFPVSGQPPTELGRSLFAALNTAALTYCMLIGPFITADCVSSEKRDGMLGLLFLTDLNSFDVVLGKWVATSLAGFYGLLAVLPSLAIPLLLGGVTPGEYGRIALAVVNAILFSLTAGMFVSALSRDQTKAILGSLILVLTLSGLLPGLVVLVIDMLLGRSAIGTSSLITLASPVYTAQFAMDAVFRSNSRPFWLSLGIVHGLCWFFMAGTTLIVARVWRQDPVESGRSGLWLLRLGRSKRWQRKLARRLKKNPIFALASRQRWPHWVFWALVGIVAINIYWLTDGVRRNGATLPFFQQFNTAMYFINRVWLAAMACRFFVESRRNGALELILTTPITVRTILRGRRRALLRFFFWPVLAIAMLHCLFLYESWKPIAHQPGGAAAFRIYGFMAGGSLVNFLTDVFALSAVGGWLALSSKKTHFAVLTTFLCVTLMPWLLLHPTGLLQMLQGKFPARYYLVWPAVWVSKNLLFMTWATYKIRTHFRAAAAQTYRLKSTSVVGVFLTGSNKPRSPEEPAGAVLTPPPP
- the typA gene encoding translational GTPase TypA, translated to MNHIRNIAIIAHVDHGKTTLVDCLLKQSGTFRANQHETQEERLMDSMDLEREKGITIRAKNAAFKYKNYHVNIVDTPGHADFGGEVERIMNMIDGVLLVVDAAEGPQAQTRFVLRKALEAGAKPIVVINKIDRDNASPKKVLDQVWDLFISLNATDEQMDFPVIYASAKAGYAKEQLEHASGTMEPLFDSVIKHIPPPRAHASEGFQLLVANLDYSDYLGRIAFGKIYSGRIKVGDAAVCLHNNGARTAGKVTMLYHFEGLKRIEVQEAHAGDIVGVTGFEDVFIGETIVDNPERPALPSKRIDPPTIQMEFAVNDGPLAGKDGKLVTARHIRERLTKELRTNVALRVEDTDDPKIFAVSGRGEMQIAILVEQMRREGYEVLVSRPEVLYKKDAGGELLEPIERLFVEIPKDTMGPVMENLSGRKAEITTMNHHGEQVSIEALIPMRGLIGFETDLVNMTRGLGVMSHLFHEYGPDRGDIAARKNGSLVSMENGEAMAYALNMIQERGRLMVEPGDAIYAGMIVGENARETDIPVNPCKAKKLTNMRSQGDGKGIQLAAPMKLSLERALEYIGSDEYVEATPRNLRLRKKILDENQRKRAQQTRAIKVVAE